From Dehalococcoidia bacterium:
CATATATTGATCAGTTTCATCAGAGGCCTGATCCCCAGCTCGGTTGCCTTTTCCCGGGACATGATCACGGCAGCCGTTGCCCCGTCGCAAATCCCTGAAGCGTTAGACATGGTCACCACGCCGTTTTCTTTGAAGGGGGTACGCAATTCGGATAAGCTCTGCAGGGTGACGCTTCTATCAACATGCTCGTCCGTGTCAAAAAGGGTGGATCCTCTCTTGGCTTTTATTTTTACGGGAACGATCTCCCTTTTGAACCGACCTTCATCGATGGCCGTCGTGGCCCGCGTGTGACTCAATAGAGCCAGTTCATCACATTCCTGACGCGAGATATTGTATCGCGCGCCGATATTTTCAGCGGTTATTCCCACATGTCCCGGAACCAGTTCATCGATCAAGGCGTCATGATACATGTGATCTTCAACCGTTCCCGGGCCTAGCTTATAGCCTTGTCTTGCTTTAGACATGATGTAAGGCGCAGTTGACATACTTTCTACCCCAACAATCAGGGCGATTTCTGTCTTCCCCAGCATAATATTGTGCGCTGCAATCTCCAGGGCACGCATTCCCGAAGCGCAATTCTGATTCACCGACACAGCGCCGCTTCTGCTGGGAAGCCCCAATCTCATGGCAACTTGACGCGCCGGCAAAGAGCCTTGAAGGGCTGTAAGTATCTGTCCCATGCATATCTCATCAATCAGACCCG
This genomic window contains:
- a CDS encoding thiolase family protein, which produces MKLQEVVMVSACRTAIGEFLGSLKSVPARDLAITAGGEAIKRSGVPAGLIDEICMGQILTALQGSLPARQVAMRLGLPSRSGAVSVNQNCASGMRALEIAAHNIMLGKTEIALIVGVESMSTAPYIMSKARQGYKLGPGTVEDHMYHDALIDELVPGHVGITAENIGARYNISRQECDELALLSHTRATTAIDEGRFKREIVPVKIKAKRGSTLFDTDEHVDRSVTLQSLSELRTPFKENGVVTMSNASGICDGATAAVIMSREKATELGIRPLMKLINICTEGVAPEIMGLGPAVAIPKCLAQAGIKFEDIDYWEINEAFAVQILAVKRMLKEDHNITLAIEKHNHNGSGISLGHPVGCTGLRLMVTLYYEMERLGLTTGGASLCVGGGPAMASLWTREIG